A window of Bacillus toyonensis BCT-7112 genomic DNA:
AAAGATTGCTTACATCAATGGAAGGTGTAGCCAAGTTTTGGTTATAGAAAATAGAATGTATGTGTTATAATAAGTTTTATGAATTAGAAAACAAGGGTGATTTTTTGTGTGTGACATCTACGGAGGGTATGCGGGTATAAAAGAGAAATTGATGGAGAAATTACGCCATCCTTATTTCATAAACTATATTGAAGAACCATGTATTGATGAAGAGAAAATAGCATTGTTATATGGAGCTTTAAAAAGTGAAAATTTACATATAGAACAAATTGAGCATTATGTAGTAACGATTATGCTTGTGCAAATTGCGCTTGATACACATGAAAGAGTATCAAACAAAGCGGGGGAAGAAGCGATTGAATCGCATAAACGCCGCCAGTTAACAGTACTTGCAGGTGATTACTATAGTGGGCTATATTATTACTTATTGTCTATGAATCGTGATATTGTTTTAATTCGCGCGCTTGCTGAAGGAATTAAAGAGATTAATGAACATAAAATTATGCTATACCAAAAAGCGCATGACAAGATGGATAACATAATGGAGAGTGTAGTAACGATTGAATCTGCGCTCCTTCAAAAAACATGTGATCATTTCCATTTATCACATTGGAAACCATTTATAACGTATGTATTAGGGAAAAATCGTCTCCAAAAAGAATGTCAACTGTATGCTGATAAACAACATTCACCTGTTTTTCAAGCAGTGCAAGAGGCTTTAGGGGATAAAGCTGATGCAGAAACAGTTATTAATGAATGGATGATGGAATTACGAAAGAAAGAAGATCAATTTTTAGAAGATCACACAGACATAAGTGAAATAAATTCTGTGTTAAGAGATAAATCGAAGACATAAGCAATTTTACATTGGAAGAAGGTACGAGCATGCAACAATCAAAAGAAGAAAGAGTACATGATGTATTTGAGAAAATTTCAGATAAATACGATGTGATGAATTCTGTAATTAGTTTTCAAAGACATAAAGCATGGCGTAAAGAGACGATGCGTATTATGGATGTAAAACCTGGCAGTAAAGCGCTTGATGTGTGCTGCGGGACAGCGGATTGGACAATTGCGCTAGCAGGAGCTGTAGGTGAGCAGGGGAAGGTTGTTGGCCTAGACTTCAGTGAAAACATGTTATCTGTCGGTAAACAAAAGGTAGAGGCGTTACAATTAAAACAAGTAGAACTTCTACATGGAAATGCAATGGAACTTCCATTTGAAGATCATACATTTGATTATGTAACGATTGGATTTGGTTTGCGTAACGTACCAGATTATTTACACGTATTAAAAGAAATGACACGTGTAGTAAAACCAGGTGGTAAAGTAATCTGCCTAGAAACATCGCAACCAACAATGATTGGTTTTCGACAAGGGTATATTTTATACTTTAAATATATCATGCCGTTATTTGGAAAGATGTTTGCGAAAAGCTATAAAGAATATTCATGGCTTCAAGAATCCGCTAGTACATTCCCAGGGATGAAAGAATTGGCTCAAATGTTTGAGGAAGCTGGACTTGAACGTGTACAAGTGAAACCATTTACTTTTGGAGTAGCAGCGATGCATTTAGGTATGAAACCAGAATCAAAATAGAAAAAAGAAGTTTTAGGTTAAGGTGAACAATATGAAGTTACAACTTATGTACTCTTTTTTACGATCGGATATTAATGTAATAGAAAAAGAATTAAAAAAGACAGTTGCTTCTGAACAGCCATTAGTAGAAGAGGCGGCATTACAACTCATTGAAGCTGGTGGGAAGCGAATTCGTCCTGTATTCGTGTTGCTTGCAGGGAAATTCGGGGATTATAAGTTAGACGCAATTAAGCACGTCGCTGTTGCGTTGGAACTTATTCATATGGCTTCTCTCGTTCACGATGACGTTATTGATGCAGCGTTTTTACGACGCGGTAGTGCGACTGTGAATGCGAAATGGGGAGATCGTATTGCAATGTATACAGGAGACTATCTGTTTGCTAAGTCTCTTGAATGTGTAACAAATATCGAAATTCCAGAGGCGCATCAGGCACTGTCGCATACAATTTTAGAAGTATGTAAAGGTGAAATTGAACAAATTAAAGATAAATATAACTATGACCAAAATTTACGAACGTATTTAAGAAGGATAAAGCGAAAAACAGCATTATTAATTGCTGCGAGTTGTCAGCTAGGGGCGATTGCTGCTGGTGCTAATCGTGATATGGTAAATCGTTTGTTTTGGTATGGGTATTTCGTAGGAATGTCTTATCAAATTATTGATGACATTTTAGATTTCGTTTCAACAGAAGAGAAACTTGGAAAACCTGCTGGTGGTGACTTACTACAAGGAAATATTACGCTGCCTGCTTTATATGCGATGGAAGATCCAATACTCCGCAAGAAAATCACTTCTGTACATGAAAATACAACAGCAAGTGAAATGAAAGAAATTATTGATGCTGTAAAAAATAGTACAGCTATTGATCAAGCATTTGCGTTTAGCGAACGTTATTTACATAAAGCATTGGAAATAATAAAACCACTCCCACGTGGGCAAGCAAAGTATGCATTACAAAATGTTGCAAAGTATATTGGAAAACGAAAATTTTAGTGTTTATTCTAAAAAATAAAATAATCTCTCTATTTCAAAACTATTGCACAATTGTGATAAGGGTGTTAATATGTGTGTGGGGATATACAATTACATACATAATTCAGAAGTGGAGAGATTTTTTATGGAAAAAACATTTCTAATGGTAAAACCAGACGGTGTACAACGTGCCTTCATTGGGGAAATTGTAGCTCGTTTTGAGAAAAAGGGCTTTCAATTAGTTGGTGCAAAATTAATGCAAGTCACTCCGGAAATTGCTGGACAACACTACGGTGAGCATAAGGAAAAACCTTTCTTTGGTGAATTAGTAGACTTTATTACATCTGGACCTGTATTTGCAATGGTATGGCAAGGTGAAGGTGTAGTAGATACAGCTCGTAATATGATGGGTAAAACAAGACCACATGAAGCGGCTCCTGGAACAATTCGTGGAGATTTCGGTGTAACTGTTGCGAAAAACATTATCCACGGTTCTGATTCTTTAGAAAGCGCAGAGCGCGAGATTGCTATTTTCTTTAAAGAAGAAGAATTGGTAGACTACTCAAAATTAATGAATGAATGGATTTACTAATTATTTTGAAATAATTTGTAAACGCTTTAATCACTGTGATAATAGTAAAAAGTGCAAGAAGAATAGGGGTATTCTTCTTGCACTTTTTTTATTTGGATTAGTTACGAAGTTAGAGCGGTTATGATATATTGATATGTAAAGTAAAAGGCCTATCGGAGAATAAGCGAATGGCTGATCAATCATATAATTTCTTTCATATTTTTAGAGTAATGAAAGATAATATCATTGCTTAATATAGCGAGATAAATACATATACGAAAAGAGGAATAACGTATGCGATATATTACAGCTGGTGAATCTCATGGTCCACAACTTACAACGATTATAGAAGGTATTCCAGCAGGACTGCCTTTAGTAGCGGATGATATAAATGAAGAGTTAGCTAGAAGGCAAAAGGGATATGGGCGTGGTAGACGCATGCAAATTGAAACAGATCAAGTGCAAATTGCAAGTGGTGTTAGACATGGAGAGACATTAGGTTCTCCAATTGCACTTGTTGTTGAAAATCGTGATTTTGCACACTGGACAAAAATTATGGGTGCAGAGTCGTTAACGGAACAAGAAGAAAAAGAAATGAAGAGGAAAGTAACAAAACCAAGACCTGGACATGCTGATTTAAATGGTGCGATTAAATATGGTCATAGAGATATGAGAAATGTACTTGAACGTTCTTCAGCACGCGAAACGACAGTGCGTGTTGCTGCTGGTGCGGTTGCTAAAAAAGTGTTAGCGGAACTTGGTATTACAGTGGCAGGCCATGTAATTGAAATTGGCGGTGTACAAGCTAAGGAGATTACGTATCGTTCAATTGAAGAATTAAAAAGTATTACAGAAGCATCACCTGTACGTTGTTTAGATGAAGAAGCTGGCAACCAAATGATAAAAGCAATTGATGATGCGAAAGCAAATGGTGATTCAATCGGTGGCATCGTTGAAGTAATTGTGGAAGGAATGCCAATTGGAGTAGGAAGTTATGTGCATTATGATCGAAAACTGGATGCGAAATTAGCAGCCGCGATTATGAGCATTAATGCCTTTAAAGGTGTTGAGATTGGAATTGGTTTTGAAGCAGCGCATAGACCCGGAAGTGAAGTTCATGATGAAATTCTGTGGAATGAAGCACGTGGATATACACGAAGAACGAATCATGCAGGTGGATTAGAAGGCGGTATGACGACTGGAATGCCAATTGTTGTACGCGGTGTGATGAAACCGATACCTACACTATATAAACCTCTTCAAAGTGTGGATATTGATACGAAAGAACCTTTTACAGCAAGCATTGAACGTTCAGATAGTTGTGCTGTACCAGCAGCTAGTGTCGTTGCAGAAGCTGTTGTGGCTTGGGAATTAGCGACTGCTTTAATAGAACAATTTGGATTAGATCGTATGGATCTTATTCGTGAAAATATGGAGAAACATAATGAATATGCGAGGGGATTTTAATGGAAAACATACATATTCAAACGAAATCAAAAGAATATGATGTACATGTTGGGAAAGAGGCATTATTACATTTGACAACATTTGTTCAAAATATGCAGCCAGTTGTATCTAACGTAATGATCATTTCAGATGAAGTTGTTGCATCTTTACATTTACAGACAGTTGTGAATGCATTGCAAGTAGAGCAAGAAGTATTTTCATTCGTTGTACCGAGTGGTGAAAAAGAGAAGTCTTTTGAAAATTTCTATGCGGCTCATACGTCAGCTCTTGAAAATAAATTAGATAGAAATTCTTTAATTATCGCACTTGGAGGCGGAATGATTGGAGATTTGGCTGGTTTTGTTGCTGCGTCGTTTATGCGTGGCATTCGCTTTGTCCAAGTTCCAACGACTTTATTAGCTCACGATAGTGCAGTAGGCGGGAAAGTAGCAATTAACCATCCGTTAGGGAAGAATATGATTGGTGCATTCCATCAGCCAGAAGCGGTTGTATATCATACACCATTTTTATACTCTCTTCCTGAAAAAGAATGGCGTTCAGGTTTTGCAGAAGTGATAAAACATGCTTTGATTGGTGATGTTGAACTGTATCATTGGTTAAAAGAAGAAGTGCAAACATTGGCGGATCTTCGTGATGAGAAGTTAATTCACATATTAATGAAGGCGATTCCTGTAAAAGCAAATATTGTATCGCAAGATGAAACAGAAAAAGGTGTACGTGCTCATTTGAACTTTGGACATACGCTAGGGCATGCTCTTGAAAAAGAGATTGGATATGGAAATATTACCCACGGTGACGGAGTAGCAGTTGGGATGTTATTTGCTTTATTTTTAAGTGAGCAAGTGTATAAAGTTGATCTTGCTTATGAAGAGATAAAGCAGTGGTTCTTGCAATACGGCTATCCAAAAATGCCAAGCGATTTGAATGTAGAGCGCCTCGTTCAACTGATGAAACAAGATAAGAAAGCAAATGCTGGAACAATTCATATGGTACTTATGCAGGAATATGGGGTGGTGAACGTCGTATCTATTCCTGATGAGACTGTTCATATTGCGTTAGAAGCATTTCAAAAGGATATGGCTTAAAAATATAGGGAACAGTTATGAAGTGCTTATTTAGAGGTGTTTTCGTAATAGTGAC
This region includes:
- the ndk gene encoding nucleoside-diphosphate kinase, translating into MEKTFLMVKPDGVQRAFIGEIVARFEKKGFQLVGAKLMQVTPEIAGQHYGEHKEKPFFGELVDFITSGPVFAMVWQGEGVVDTARNMMGKTRPHEAAPGTIRGDFGVTVAKNIIHGSDSLESAEREIAIFFKEEELVDYSKLMNEWIY
- the hepT gene encoding heptaprenyl diphosphate synthase component II: MKLQLMYSFLRSDINVIEKELKKTVASEQPLVEEAALQLIEAGGKRIRPVFVLLAGKFGDYKLDAIKHVAVALELIHMASLVHDDVIDAAFLRRGSATVNAKWGDRIAMYTGDYLFAKSLECVTNIEIPEAHQALSHTILEVCKGEIEQIKDKYNYDQNLRTYLRRIKRKTALLIAASCQLGAIAAGANRDMVNRLFWYGYFVGMSYQIIDDILDFVSTEEKLGKPAGGDLLQGNITLPALYAMEDPILRKKITSVHENTTASEMKEIIDAVKNSTAIDQAFAFSERYLHKALEIIKPLPRGQAKYALQNVAKYIGKRKF
- the menG gene encoding 2-heptaprenyl-1,4-naphthoquinone methyltransferase; the encoded protein is MQQSKEERVHDVFEKISDKYDVMNSVISFQRHKAWRKETMRIMDVKPGSKALDVCCGTADWTIALAGAVGEQGKVVGLDFSENMLSVGKQKVEALQLKQVELLHGNAMELPFEDHTFDYVTIGFGLRNVPDYLHVLKEMTRVVKPGGKVICLETSQPTMIGFRQGYILYFKYIMPLFGKMFAKSYKEYSWLQESASTFPGMKELAQMFEEAGLERVQVKPFTFGVAAMHLGMKPESK
- a CDS encoding heptaprenyl diphosphate synthase component 1, whose translation is MCDIYGGYAGIKEKLMEKLRHPYFINYIEEPCIDEEKIALLYGALKSENLHIEQIEHYVVTIMLVQIALDTHERVSNKAGEEAIESHKRRQLTVLAGDYYSGLYYYLLSMNRDIVLIRALAEGIKEINEHKIMLYQKAHDKMDNIMESVVTIESALLQKTCDHFHLSHWKPFITYVLGKNRLQKECQLYADKQHSPVFQAVQEALGDKADAETVINEWMMELRKKEDQFLEDHTDISEINSVLRDKSKT
- the aroC gene encoding chorismate synthase — encoded protein: MRYITAGESHGPQLTTIIEGIPAGLPLVADDINEELARRQKGYGRGRRMQIETDQVQIASGVRHGETLGSPIALVVENRDFAHWTKIMGAESLTEQEEKEMKRKVTKPRPGHADLNGAIKYGHRDMRNVLERSSARETTVRVAAGAVAKKVLAELGITVAGHVIEIGGVQAKEITYRSIEELKSITEASPVRCLDEEAGNQMIKAIDDAKANGDSIGGIVEVIVEGMPIGVGSYVHYDRKLDAKLAAAIMSINAFKGVEIGIGFEAAHRPGSEVHDEILWNEARGYTRRTNHAGGLEGGMTTGMPIVVRGVMKPIPTLYKPLQSVDIDTKEPFTASIERSDSCAVPAASVVAEAVVAWELATALIEQFGLDRMDLIRENMEKHNEYARGF
- the aroB gene encoding 3-dehydroquinate synthase — encoded protein: MENIHIQTKSKEYDVHVGKEALLHLTTFVQNMQPVVSNVMIISDEVVASLHLQTVVNALQVEQEVFSFVVPSGEKEKSFENFYAAHTSALENKLDRNSLIIALGGGMIGDLAGFVAASFMRGIRFVQVPTTLLAHDSAVGGKVAINHPLGKNMIGAFHQPEAVVYHTPFLYSLPEKEWRSGFAEVIKHALIGDVELYHWLKEEVQTLADLRDEKLIHILMKAIPVKANIVSQDETEKGVRAHLNFGHTLGHALEKEIGYGNITHGDGVAVGMLFALFLSEQVYKVDLAYEEIKQWFLQYGYPKMPSDLNVERLVQLMKQDKKANAGTIHMVLMQEYGVVNVVSIPDETVHIALEAFQKDMA